A window of the Polaribacter sp. HaHaR_3_91 genome harbors these coding sequences:
- a CDS encoding LTA synthase family protein — protein MQKAIFLGIRFDLKLAVIAFFPLAILLLITNFRFFERKIYKKIANTYLVLTYLTLTLFYLFDLGYYEYLGIRLDASSLRFLGNLKISSQVLVESYPIYKGLIGLIILCFIIYKYANFVYNIFSKAHQEITKKVKAVIIILTILVLSFGIYNSITHYPLRWSEAFFSKNTTVNQFALNPVLYFFDSFSFRSEGANIEKFKVYYPVIAKHLNLPKDTINFAKKVTFKEPYKEKPNVIYVMLESTGTATLSHYGNPLNSSPKMDSIIKESLSFSKFYVHKPGTAASVFASVTGLPDIEDVKTASRNPMIIDQRIIFDQYEGYQKQYFIGGSANWANIRGVFQSNVKDLQIFEEGSFEEENRADVWGIDDYDLFKESDKEFKKLHESGKPFVAYIQTATNHMPFTVPDKKESFKPILEDEIDEKTLSKGGFRSLGQLNAIRYLDFNVARFLERAKETGYYNNTIFVFFGDHRGGMKKLNFLKNNQDDLGIQVHNVPFFIHAPKYVKPQVVDKYAKLIDVFPTATSIAKVDYTNYTLGRDLLDSTNTDTAAFVYLQSKGEKGVGILKDNFYYEKTNISKKTSLYSLDTNTVKDIQLEKPEVAQQMDSLLSAYYYTTKYLYFNNKKIPKSTTVD, from the coding sequence TTGCAAAAAGCTATTTTCTTAGGGATACGTTTTGATTTAAAACTTGCCGTTATTGCTTTTTTCCCACTAGCGATATTACTTTTAATCACTAATTTTCGTTTTTTTGAAAGGAAAATTTATAAAAAGATAGCGAATACATATCTCGTTTTAACTTATTTGACCTTAACTTTATTTTACTTATTTGACCTTGGTTATTATGAGTATTTAGGAATTCGATTAGATGCTTCTTCACTTCGATTTTTAGGTAATTTAAAAATATCTAGTCAAGTTTTAGTTGAAAGTTACCCTATTTATAAAGGACTTATAGGGTTGATAATCTTATGTTTTATCATCTATAAATATGCTAATTTTGTATATAATATATTTTCAAAAGCACATCAAGAAATAACAAAAAAAGTAAAAGCAGTAATTATTATTCTAACCATACTCGTTTTATCTTTTGGTATCTATAACAGTATTACACACTATCCATTGCGCTGGAGTGAGGCTTTTTTCTCTAAAAACACTACCGTAAATCAATTTGCATTAAACCCTGTTTTATATTTCTTTGATAGTTTTTCATTTAGAAGTGAAGGTGCTAATATTGAAAAATTTAAAGTTTATTACCCTGTAATTGCAAAACACTTAAACTTACCAAAAGACACTATAAATTTTGCAAAGAAAGTAACTTTTAAAGAACCATATAAAGAGAAGCCAAATGTAATTTATGTAATGCTAGAATCTACAGGAACGGCAACATTGAGTCATTATGGTAATCCTTTAAACTCTAGCCCAAAAATGGATTCTATTATAAAGGAAAGTTTAAGCTTCTCTAAATTCTATGTTCATAAACCAGGTACAGCAGCAAGCGTTTTTGCTAGTGTTACGGGGTTACCAGATATAGAGGATGTAAAAACGGCTTCTAGAAACCCTATGATTATAGATCAACGTATTATTTTTGATCAGTATGAAGGGTATCAAAAACAATATTTTATAGGTGGCTCTGCAAATTGGGCGAATATAAGAGGCGTATTTCAATCGAATGTAAAAGATTTACAAATTTTTGAAGAAGGTAGTTTCGAAGAAGAAAACAGAGCTGATGTTTGGGGAATTGATGATTACGATTTATTTAAAGAGTCTGACAAAGAATTTAAAAAACTACATGAAAGCGGAAAACCTTTTGTTGCCTACATTCAAACAGCAACAAACCACATGCCTTTTACAGTACCTGACAAAAAAGAAAGTTTTAAACCTATTTTAGAGGACGAAATAGACGAAAAAACCTTGTCAAAAGGTGGTTTTAGATCTTTAGGACAATTAAACGCAATTAGATATTTAGATTTTAATGTTGCACGTTTTTTAGAAAGAGCTAAAGAAACTGGTTATTATAACAATACTATTTTTGTCTTTTTTGGCGATCATAGAGGAGGTATGAAAAAACTAAATTTCTTAAAAAATAATCAAGATGATTTAGGGATACAAGTGCATAATGTGCCGTTTTTTATTCATGCCCCAAAATATGTAAAACCTCAAGTAGTTGATAAATATGCTAAATTAATAGATGTGTTTCCTACGGCAACAAGCATCGCTAAAGTAGACTATACAAATTATACTTTAGGAAGAGACCTATTAGATAGTACCAACACAGATACTGCTGCTTTTGTCTACTTACAAAGTAAAGGAGAAAAAGGAGTTGGAATATTAAAAGATAATTTTTATTACGAGAAAACAAACATCTCTAAAAAAACGAGTTTGTACAGTTTAGATACAAATACAGTAAAAGATATTCAGTTAGAGAAGCCTGAGGTTGCGCAACAAATGGATAGCCTTTTATCCGCTTACTATTATACAACCAAATATTTATATTTTAACAACAAGAAAATACCTAAATCTACAACTGTAGACTAA
- a CDS encoding CCA tRNA nucleotidyltransferase yields MQKQFFKEAISLEIFNVISKASKELQIESYVIGGYVRDFFLKRGNSKDIDVVAVGSGIELAQKVSKLLPNKPKVQVFKTYGTAMLRYNDVEIEFVGARKESYSEDSRNPDVTEGNLQDDQNRRDLTINALALSLNEDSFGALLDPFNGIEDLKSKVIKTPLNPDITYSDDPLRMMRAIRFTTQLNFNIDRESLDAISRNAYRLKIITRERIVDELNKILSSPKPSIGFLLLEQTGLLKQILPELMALKGVEEVEGQKHKDNFYHTLEVVDNISENTEDVWLRWAALLHDIGKAPTKKFSKKVGWTFHAHEFVGSKMVYKLFKRLKMPMNNKMKFVQKMVMLSSRPIVLATEVTDSAVRRLVFDAGDDINSLMTLCEADITTKNPKKFKRYHQNFELVRIKIKEVEERDQVRNFQPPVTGEEIMEAFNLRPCREIGQIKEAIKEAILEGEIPNEKQASYDFMIEKGKELGLKI; encoded by the coding sequence ATGCAAAAACAATTCTTTAAAGAAGCCATTTCTCTAGAAATATTTAATGTTATATCCAAAGCATCCAAAGAGTTACAAATAGAGAGTTATGTAATTGGCGGTTATGTACGTGATTTTTTTTTAAAAAGAGGAAACTCTAAAGATATTGATGTTGTAGCGGTTGGTAGTGGTATTGAGTTGGCTCAAAAAGTATCTAAACTGTTGCCAAATAAACCCAAGGTACAAGTTTTTAAGACCTACGGAACTGCAATGTTACGTTATAATGATGTAGAAATTGAATTTGTTGGCGCTAGAAAAGAATCGTATTCTGAAGATAGTAGAAATCCTGATGTTACAGAAGGTAATTTACAAGACGATCAAAATAGAAGAGATTTAACGATTAATGCGTTGGCTTTAAGTTTAAATGAAGATAGTTTTGGCGCTTTATTAGATCCTTTCAATGGAATAGAGGACTTGAAAAGTAAGGTGATTAAAACACCTTTAAATCCAGATATTACGTATTCTGATGATCCTCTAAGAATGATGCGGGCCATTCGTTTTACAACGCAATTAAATTTTAATATTGATAGAGAATCTTTAGATGCAATTTCTAGAAATGCTTATCGATTAAAAATTATCACTCGTGAAAGAATTGTGGACGAATTGAATAAAATTTTGTCATCTCCAAAACCATCAATTGGTTTTTTATTGTTAGAACAAACAGGTTTGTTAAAGCAAATATTACCTGAGTTAATGGCTCTAAAAGGAGTGGAGGAAGTAGAAGGGCAGAAGCACAAAGATAATTTTTACCACACTTTAGAAGTGGTTGATAATATTTCTGAAAATACAGAAGATGTTTGGTTAAGATGGGCGGCATTATTGCATGATATCGGAAAAGCACCAACTAAAAAATTTAGTAAAAAAGTAGGTTGGACCTTTCATGCTCATGAATTTGTAGGTTCTAAAATGGTGTATAAGTTATTCAAGCGTTTAAAAATGCCTATGAATAACAAAATGAAATTTGTTCAGAAAATGGTCATGTTAAGTTCTAGACCTATTGTTTTGGCAACGGAAGTTACAGATTCTGCAGTTAGACGTTTGGTTTTTGATGCTGGAGATGATATTAATTCATTAATGACTTTATGTGAGGCAGACATTACAACTAAAAACCCCAAGAAATTTAAACGTTATCACCAAAATTTTGAGTTGGTAAGAATTAAAATAAAAGAAGTAGAGGAGAGAGATCAAGTACGTAATTTTCAACCACCAGTTACTGGTGAAGAAATTATGGAAGCTTTTAATTTAAGACCTTGTAGAGAAATAGGTCAAATTAAAGAAGCTATTAAAGAGGCTATTTTAGAAGGAGAAATACCAAATGAAAAGCAAGCATCTTATGATTTTATGATTGAAAAAGGAAAAGAATTGGGTTTGAAAATTTAG
- a CDS encoding glycosyltransferase has product MKVSVIISYYKNKINLNLILKALQNQSETNFEVIVSEDDYNEDTFTFLENCKKDYNFPIKHTNQDKDVGFRKNMMLNKSTKLAQGYLLVFIDGDCVPHKHFIKAYIKNFEEDVMLKGRRVMLSERLTSKLKKTFNLKLLDLPNVLFSKSKKKKIGVYSPFLNLSYNSDKKWLLGCNWGISKKTIYKVNGFDEDYQRAAVGEDNDIEWRLKSIGVKGKSVKNKAIVYHLFHKEKYSKEDLLFNKQILKNKKLKKNYYCLNGLDKVT; this is encoded by the coding sequence ATGAAAGTATCTGTAATTATTTCTTATTATAAAAATAAAATTAATCTAAACTTAATTTTAAAAGCTTTACAAAATCAAAGTGAAACTAATTTTGAGGTCATTGTTTCTGAAGATGATTATAATGAAGATACATTTACTTTTTTAGAAAACTGTAAAAAAGACTATAATTTCCCAATAAAGCACACAAATCAAGATAAAGATGTAGGGTTTAGAAAAAACATGATGCTAAATAAATCTACTAAATTGGCTCAAGGTTATTTATTGGTTTTTATTGATGGAGATTGTGTTCCTCATAAACATTTTATAAAAGCCTACATAAAAAATTTTGAAGAAGACGTAATGTTAAAAGGACGTAGGGTAATGCTTTCAGAAAGACTTACATCAAAGCTTAAAAAAACATTTAATTTAAAACTGTTAGATTTACCTAATGTTTTATTTTCAAAAAGCAAAAAGAAAAAAATTGGAGTTTATAGTCCATTTTTAAATTTGTCTTACAATAGTGATAAAAAATGGCTACTTGGATGTAATTGGGGAATCTCTAAAAAGACAATTTATAAAGTAAATGGTTTTGATGAAGATTATCAAAGAGCGGCAGTAGGTGAAGATAATGATATTGAATGGAGGCTTAAGTCCATTGGTGTTAAAGGTAAATCTGTAAAAAACAAAGCTATTGTTTATCATTTATTTCATAAAGAAAAATATTCTAAAGAAGATTTATTATTTAATAAACAGATTCTTAAGAATAAAAAACTAAAAAAAAACTATTACTGTTTAAACGGATTAGATAAGGTAACTTAG
- a CDS encoding ABC transporter ATP-binding protein has product MGYFKDILKYEKKYRKFTILNILFNILYAVFNVLSVLAFIPVLKILFGEERVAVSKPIYAGIGNIGSYLENEFNYFISQKIINDGEINVLLFICLLSLSLFFFKNLFRYLASYAIAFLRTGIVKDLRDNLYNKIVELPIAYFSEKRKGDIIARMTGDVQEVENSIISSVQTIVREPLTVVISITIMLYMSLKLTLFVFVLLPVSGFIISSISKKLKSKSAKAQKETGNFLSFIEETLTGLKIIKGFNAEHVIAKKFNNSTLHFKQLMTSVYHRQTLASPMSEFLGSATIIAILWYGGTEVLSNTGNLKASQFLGYIVLFYTVLNPIKLITTTFYNIQKGEASAERIMTVLNTENTIKDKPNAIIKQDFTNKIEFKNISFKYKDEYVLKNFSLTINKGETVALVGQSGSGKSTLANLITRFYDVNKGDVLIDDNNIKDITKKSLRNLMGIVSQDSILFNDTITNNIKLGTQQATDDAVLEAAKIANADEFIQNLPEKYDTNIGDSGNTLSGGQKQRLSIARAVLKNPPIMVLDEATSALDTESEQLVQLALEKMMKNRTSLVIAHRLSTIQKADKIVVLKKGKIVEQGKHDELLTKKGEYFKLVTMQSLS; this is encoded by the coding sequence ATGGGCTATTTTAAGGACATTCTAAAATATGAGAAAAAGTATCGAAAATTTACTATTTTAAATATTCTATTTAATATACTTTACGCAGTTTTTAATGTGCTTTCTGTATTGGCGTTTATTCCTGTTCTAAAAATTTTATTTGGAGAAGAAAGAGTAGCCGTTTCAAAGCCGATTTATGCGGGTATCGGAAATATTGGTAGTTATCTAGAAAATGAATTTAACTACTTTATTTCTCAAAAAATTATTAATGACGGCGAAATAAACGTGCTTTTATTTATTTGTTTATTATCACTGTCATTATTCTTTTTTAAAAATTTATTTAGATATCTAGCTTCTTATGCAATTGCTTTTTTAAGAACAGGAATTGTAAAAGATTTAAGAGATAATTTGTACAATAAAATTGTAGAACTCCCTATTGCCTATTTTTCAGAAAAAAGAAAAGGAGACATTATAGCTCGTATGACTGGAGATGTGCAAGAAGTAGAGAACTCAATAATAAGCTCTGTACAAACCATTGTTAGAGAACCTTTAACAGTTGTTATTTCTATAACAATTATGCTGTACATGAGTTTAAAACTAACATTGTTTGTTTTTGTTTTATTACCCGTTTCTGGTTTTATAATATCATCTATTAGTAAAAAGTTAAAATCTAAATCGGCAAAAGCACAAAAGGAAACTGGTAATTTCTTATCTTTTATTGAAGAAACATTAACTGGATTAAAAATTATTAAAGGCTTTAATGCAGAACATGTAATCGCAAAAAAATTCAATAACTCAACACTTCATTTTAAGCAATTAATGACAAGTGTATATCACAGGCAAACATTAGCTTCACCTATGAGTGAGTTTTTAGGATCGGCAACAATTATAGCGATTCTTTGGTATGGTGGTACAGAAGTTTTGTCTAATACAGGTAATTTAAAAGCGAGTCAGTTTTTAGGGTACATTGTACTTTTTTACACTGTTTTAAATCCTATAAAATTAATTACGACCACCTTTTATAACATTCAAAAAGGAGAGGCTTCTGCAGAAAGAATTATGACGGTTCTTAATACAGAAAACACCATTAAGGACAAGCCGAACGCAATTATAAAACAAGACTTTACAAATAAAATAGAATTTAAAAATATCTCTTTTAAGTATAAAGATGAATATGTTTTAAAAAACTTTTCTTTAACGATTAATAAAGGAGAAACCGTTGCTTTAGTGGGGCAATCTGGAAGTGGAAAATCTACCTTGGCAAATTTAATTACTCGTTTTTATGATGTTAATAAAGGGGATGTACTTATTGATGACAACAACATTAAAGACATCACTAAAAAGTCTTTAAGAAATTTAATGGGTATTGTTTCTCAAGATTCTATTCTATTTAATGATACGATTACCAATAATATTAAATTAGGAACACAGCAGGCAACTGATGATGCGGTTTTAGAAGCTGCAAAAATTGCTAATGCAGACGAGTTTATTCAGAATTTACCTGAAAAATACGATACAAATATTGGTGATAGTGGAAACACACTTTCTGGTGGACAAAAACAACGTTTGTCTATTGCAAGAGCAGTTTTAAAGAATCCTCCAATAATGGTTTTAGACGAGGCTACTTCTGCCCTAGACACAGAATCGGAACAATTGGTACAACTTGCTTTAGAAAAAATGATGAAAAACAGAACATCTTTAGTAATTGCACACAGACTATCTACCATACAAAAAGCAGATAAAATTGTAGTACTTAAAAAAGGTAAAATTGTAGAGCAAGGTAAACACGACGAATTACTTACTAAAAAAGGAGAGTACTTTAAGTTGGTTACTATGCAGAGTTTATCATAG
- a CDS encoding phospho-sugar mutase, with amino-acid sequence MDNILDKAKQWLTATFDAETQTEIQELINNNPDALADRFYKDMEFGTGGMRGVMGAGTNRINKYTLGRATQGLSNYLIENVKKEQLSVVIAYDCRHNSKKFAKVVADVLSANNIKVFLFEDLRATPELSFAVRHLGCDAGIVLTASHNPPEYNGYKVYWADGGQIVPPHDGGIIGKVNALDFSEIKFDANESLIEVIGKEVDDVFIEASVKNGSLSDKVDRKNLKIVFTSLHGTSIVSVPDALAKAGYTDVHIVEEQREPDGDFPTVKSPNPEEPEALKMATDLANKVGADIVIGTDPDCDRLGVAIRDTNGNMKLMNGNQTMVVMTEFLLKKWKEEGKMNGKQFVGSTIVSTELVNDVAASYGVETKVGLTGFKWIAKMVRDFPELYFIGGGEESFGYMVGGFVRDKDAVTATLLACEVAAYAKQNGSSFYEELLAIYVKNNFYKEHLISITKKGMDGAAEIQQMLSDMRNNPLTEIDGEKVESLSDYDASTRKNLITGEVTNIDLPKSNVLIYQTESGTRIAARPSGTEPKIKFYFSVNTSLDTKENATSIEAALDAKIQRIIKEMKLN; translated from the coding sequence ATGGATAATATTTTAGACAAAGCAAAACAATGGTTAACAGCTACTTTTGATGCTGAAACTCAAACTGAAATTCAAGAATTAATTAACAATAATCCTGATGCCTTAGCAGATAGATTCTACAAAGACATGGAATTTGGAACTGGAGGAATGCGTGGAGTTATGGGTGCTGGAACCAACAGAATTAACAAATATACATTAGGTAGAGCAACTCAAGGCTTGTCTAATTACTTAATAGAAAACGTAAAAAAAGAACAATTAAGCGTAGTAATTGCGTACGATTGTAGACATAACAGTAAAAAGTTTGCTAAAGTAGTCGCAGATGTTTTATCTGCAAATAATATAAAAGTATTTCTTTTTGAAGATTTACGTGCAACTCCAGAATTGTCTTTTGCCGTTCGTCACTTAGGTTGCGATGCTGGTATCGTTTTAACGGCTTCTCACAACCCGCCAGAATATAACGGTTACAAAGTATATTGGGCAGATGGAGGACAAATTGTTCCTCCACATGATGGTGGAATTATTGGAAAAGTAAATGCATTAGATTTTTCTGAAATTAAATTTGATGCAAACGAAAGTTTAATTGAAGTAATTGGTAAAGAAGTTGATGATGTTTTTATTGAAGCATCTGTAAAAAATGGTTCTTTATCTGATAAAGTAGATCGTAAAAATTTAAAAATTGTATTTACATCTTTACACGGAACTTCTATAGTTTCTGTGCCTGATGCATTAGCTAAAGCAGGATATACAGATGTACATATTGTTGAAGAACAAAGAGAACCAGATGGAGATTTCCCAACTGTAAAATCTCCAAACCCAGAAGAGCCAGAAGCTTTAAAAATGGCAACTGATTTAGCAAACAAAGTTGGTGCAGATATTGTTATTGGTACCGACCCAGACTGTGATAGGTTAGGTGTAGCTATTAGAGATACAAACGGAAACATGAAATTAATGAATGGGAACCAAACAATGGTTGTTATGACTGAATTCTTGTTGAAGAAGTGGAAAGAAGAAGGCAAAATGAACGGCAAACAATTTGTAGGATCAACTATTGTTTCTACAGAGTTGGTTAATGATGTTGCTGCAAGTTATGGTGTTGAAACCAAAGTTGGTTTAACTGGTTTTAAATGGATCGCTAAAATGGTTAGAGATTTTCCAGAGCTATACTTTATTGGTGGTGGTGAAGAAAGTTTTGGATACATGGTTGGTGGTTTTGTAAGAGATAAAGATGCAGTAACTGCAACACTTTTAGCTTGTGAAGTTGCCGCGTATGCTAAACAAAACGGAAGTTCTTTTTACGAAGAGTTATTAGCTATTTATGTTAAAAACAACTTCTATAAAGAGCATTTAATTTCAATTACTAAAAAAGGAATGGATGGTGCTGCAGAAATTCAGCAAATGTTAAGCGATATGCGTAACAATCCATTGACTGAAATTGATGGAGAAAAAGTAGAATCTCTTTCTGATTACGACGCATCAACTAGAAAAAACTTAATAACTGGTGAGGTAACAAACATCGATTTACCAAAATCTAATGTTTTAATTTATCAAACCGAATCTGGAACAAGAATTGCGGCGAGACCAAGTGGAACAGAACCAAAAATAAAGTTTTACTTTAGTGTGAATACATCTTTAGATACTAAAGAAAACGCTACTTCTATAGAAGCTGCTTTAGATGCAAAAATTCAAAGAATTATTAAAGAAATGAAATTGAATTAA
- a CDS encoding glycosyltransferase family 2 protein, giving the protein MDISVVIPLLNEDESLQELYDWIAKVMQSNRYLYEIIFIDDGSTDNSWSVIEKLSAAHTEVKGIQFQKNYGKSQALDAGFDMAKGAVVITMDADLQDNPDEIPELYDLIIKEDFDLISGWKKKRYDNVITKNIPSKLFNAAARKTSGLKLNDFNCGLKAYKNEVIKAVKVSGEMHRYIPVLAKNEGYTKIGEKVVQHQARKYGETKFGMDRFVNGFLDLITISFLSKFGKRPMHIFGLWGTLMFLFGTTSAFYIGAYKLYKLFNGIKTILITNNPWFYIALTSMILGTLLFLAGFIGELIIKTKSNEKHYTIKEKLNF; this is encoded by the coding sequence ATGGATATTTCGGTAGTAATACCACTTCTTAACGAAGATGAATCTTTACAAGAATTATACGATTGGATTGCAAAAGTTATGCAATCCAATCGTTATTTATATGAAATCATTTTTATAGATGATGGTAGTACAGATAATTCTTGGAGTGTAATTGAAAAACTCTCCGCTGCACATACCGAGGTAAAAGGAATTCAGTTTCAAAAAAATTACGGAAAATCGCAAGCTTTAGATGCTGGTTTTGACATGGCAAAAGGAGCTGTTGTAATTACCATGGATGCCGATTTACAAGACAATCCAGATGAAATTCCTGAATTATATGATCTAATCATTAAAGAAGATTTCGACCTAATTTCTGGTTGGAAAAAGAAGCGTTATGACAACGTTATCACTAAAAACATCCCTTCAAAATTATTTAATGCTGCCGCTAGAAAAACATCTGGTTTAAAACTAAACGATTTTAACTGCGGATTAAAAGCATACAAAAACGAGGTTATTAAAGCAGTAAAAGTAAGCGGAGAAATGCATCGATACATTCCTGTTTTAGCCAAAAACGAAGGCTATACTAAAATAGGAGAAAAAGTAGTACAACACCAAGCAAGAAAATACGGAGAAACTAAATTTGGAATGGACCGTTTTGTAAATGGTTTTTTAGATTTAATTACCATTTCTTTTTTATCAAAATTTGGTAAAAGACCCATGCACATTTTTGGTCTTTGGGGAACTTTAATGTTCTTATTTGGAACAACATCTGCATTTTATATTGGCGCCTATAAACTTTACAAACTTTTTAACGGTATTAAAACAATTTTAATAACAAACAATCCTTGGTTCTATATAGCATTAACTTCTATGATATTAGGAACACTATTATTTTTAGCAGGATTTATTGGAGAACTCATTATAAAAACAAAAAGTAACGAAAAACACTATACAATTAAAGAAAAACTCAATTTCTAA
- a CDS encoding DUF4199 domain-containing protein, whose product MEDQANSKSLIVNYGVILAVAGILLSVITYAMGEHLKPHWSISVISIGLTTALVVLGIKKYKEINSGFISWGQGVKIGVGICILSALITAIYQYIFMTVIEPDFMQQAMEIQNQAYLDGGMTEAQIEGANEIAQKFQSPGIIAAISIIGAAILGFIISAIASAIMKKTEEETY is encoded by the coding sequence ATGGAAGATCAAGCAAACAGTAAAAGTCTAATTGTAAATTATGGTGTTATTTTAGCAGTAGCTGGAATATTATTGAGTGTTATTACCTACGCAATGGGTGAACACCTTAAACCTCACTGGTCAATTTCAGTTATATCTATTGGTTTAACCACAGCTTTAGTTGTTTTAGGTATAAAAAAATATAAAGAAATTAATAGTGGTTTTATCTCTTGGGGACAAGGTGTTAAAATTGGTGTTGGTATATGTATACTTTCTGCATTAATTACAGCCATTTATCAGTATATTTTTATGACTGTTATAGAGCCTGATTTTATGCAACAAGCTATGGAAATTCAAAATCAAGCATATTTAGATGGTGGAATGACAGAAGCGCAAATTGAAGGTGCTAATGAAATAGCACAGAAATTTCAATCTCCGGGCATTATAGCTGCTATTTCAATTATTGGTGCTGCAATATTAGGTTTTATTATTTCTGCAATTGCTTCTGCAATCATGAAAAAAACTGAAGAAGAAACATACTAA
- a CDS encoding SDR family oxidoreductase — protein sequence MSKVVLITGASSGIGKSIATFLSEKGYKVYGTSRNPKNTANFSFELIALDVLKVDTINAAVDLIIQKEGRLDVLVNNAGMGITGPIEDTPTDEMRAVFNTNLFGAVDVMKAALPQMRKQKSGTIINVTSIAGYMGLPFRGLYSATKGALETITEATSMEVKPFGIKVACVAPGDFATNIAAGRYHTPVFEDSAYIENYQMNLNLMDAHVSGGMDPIEMAKAVHRIIETKNPKIHYKVGGFMEKFSIVLKRILPDRTYEKILMNHYKL from the coding sequence ATGTCTAAAGTTGTATTAATTACTGGAGCTTCATCCGGAATAGGGAAATCTATTGCTACGTTTTTATCTGAAAAAGGATATAAAGTATATGGAACAAGTAGAAATCCTAAAAACACTGCCAATTTTTCTTTTGAATTAATTGCTTTGGATGTCTTAAAGGTTGATACTATTAATGCAGCAGTCGATTTAATCATTCAGAAAGAAGGAAGGTTAGATGTTTTGGTTAATAATGCAGGAATGGGAATTACGGGTCCAATTGAAGATACGCCGACTGATGAAATGAGAGCTGTTTTTAATACCAATCTTTTTGGTGCTGTAGATGTAATGAAAGCTGCATTGCCACAAATGCGCAAACAAAAATCGGGTACTATTATAAATGTAACTTCTATTGCTGGTTATATGGGCTTACCTTTCAGGGGATTGTATTCTGCTACAAAAGGTGCTTTAGAAACCATAACGGAAGCAACAAGTATGGAGGTAAAACCATTCGGAATTAAAGTTGCTTGTGTTGCACCCGGAGATTTTGCAACCAATATTGCTGCGGGAAGATATCACACACCCGTTTTTGAGGATTCTGCTTATATAGAGAATTATCAAATGAATTTAAATTTGATGGATGCGCATGTAAGTGGAGGAATGGATCCGATAGAAATGGCAAAGGCTGTACATAGGATTATAGAAACTAAAAACCCGAAGATTCATTACAAAGTTGGTGGGTTTATGGAAAAGTTCTCCATTGTTTTAAAGCGAATTTTGCCAGATAGAACTTACGAGAAAATATTAATGAACCATTATAAATTATAG
- the fsa gene encoding fructose-6-phosphate aldolase, protein MKFFIDTANLEQIKEAQALGILDGVTTNPSLMAKEGITGEVNIINHYKEICNLVEGDVSAEVISTDFDGMVKEGEALAALNPQIVVKLPMIKDGVKACKYFSSKGIKTNVTLVFSAGQALLAAKAGATYVSPFIGRLDDISTDGMNLIKEIRLIYDNYGFETQILAASVRNTMHIINCAKLGSDVMTGPLSAIEGLLKHPLTDSGLATFLADYKKGN, encoded by the coding sequence ATGAAATTTTTTATTGACACTGCAAATTTAGAGCAAATTAAAGAAGCGCAAGCTTTAGGTATTTTAGACGGAGTTACTACAAACCCATCTTTAATGGCTAAAGAAGGTATTACTGGCGAAGTAAACATTATTAACCATTACAAAGAAATTTGTAATTTGGTAGAAGGTGATGTTTCTGCAGAAGTAATTTCTACAGATTTTGACGGAATGGTAAAAGAAGGTGAAGCTTTGGCTGCTTTAAACCCTCAAATTGTTGTGAAATTACCAATGATTAAAGACGGTGTAAAAGCGTGTAAATATTTTTCTTCTAAAGGAATTAAAACAAACGTAACGTTAGTGTTTTCTGCAGGTCAGGCTTTATTGGCTGCTAAAGCAGGAGCAACGTATGTTTCTCCATTTATTGGTCGCTTAGATGATATTTCTACAGACGGAATGAACTTGATTAAAGAAATTCGTTTAATTTATGACAATTACGGTTTCGAAACTCAAATTTTAGCAGCATCTGTACGTAATACAATGCACATTATTAACTGTGCAAAATTAGGATCTGACGTTATGACTGGGCCTTTAAGTGCAATTGAAGGTTTGTTAAAACACCCTTTAACAGATAGTGGTTTGGCTACATTTTTAGCAGATTACAAAAAAGGAAACTAG